A region from the Dehalococcoidia bacterium genome encodes:
- a CDS encoding NAD(P)/FAD-dependent oxidoreductase — translation MEEYDVIVVGAGPAGSSAAKAAAERGAKVVVLEEHHHIGLPQHCTAMMHGTGSGLSTKILSNMDPRITLAEVKTRRIYSPSGRVFDISVEGKGVYIIDRALYDQHLAAEATEAGAKILINTKATGLIIEREQIVGVRTERKDMPEIRGKVVIGADGVRALFGGVPIWSGLAEKVTEYMVGIKMLVSNVKNVDREVMELHLGPFGSSKYYRGFIWIQRNDEHFCHMGFDTVDNFERCRRGNYVLSKKLENAVITGMTGFSQPLTVHPGPLARKVKAGLILAGASANYPSFILNTLGGSYAGQIAAEAVSEGNVSEERLAAFETMCKKTIDDPGWWSKDFGFGAWMNHTDDEKEELFDKMTKADYVNFDVYENI, via the coding sequence ATGGAAGAATATGACGTCATCGTAGTGGGAGCCGGTCCAGCGGGCTCGTCGGCGGCCAAAGCTGCGGCGGAAAGAGGCGCTAAGGTTGTGGTCTTAGAAGAACACCACCATATTGGGCTCCCTCAACACTGTACCGCTATGATGCATGGCACCGGAAGCGGTCTCAGTACTAAGATTCTGTCTAATATGGACCCGCGCATTACCTTGGCTGAGGTAAAAACACGCCGGATTTACAGCCCCAGCGGCAGGGTGTTCGACATTTCCGTCGAAGGAAAAGGCGTCTACATTATTGACCGGGCGCTTTATGACCAGCATCTTGCCGCCGAGGCAACCGAGGCAGGCGCCAAAATCCTGATCAACACCAAGGCCACCGGCCTTATCATCGAAAGAGAACAGATTGTGGGCGTAAGAACTGAGCGGAAGGACATGCCGGAGATCCGCGGGAAAGTCGTCATCGGGGCTGACGGCGTCAGGGCGCTCTTTGGAGGGGTCCCCATATGGTCGGGATTGGCGGAGAAGGTGACGGAGTACATGGTGGGCATAAAAATGCTGGTGTCCAATGTCAAGAACGTTGACCGGGAGGTAATGGAGCTTCATCTGGGACCGTTTGGTTCCAGCAAGTACTATCGGGGGTTTATCTGGATTCAGAGAAATGACGAGCATTTTTGCCACATGGGTTTTGATACTGTGGATAACTTTGAACGGTGCAGGCGTGGCAACTATGTCCTCTCGAAAAAACTCGAGAATGCCGTCATTACAGGGATGACCGGATTCTCCCAACCGCTCACCGTCCATCCCGGACCCCTTGCCAGGAAAGTGAAAGCCGGGCTTATTCTGGCCGGGGCTTCAGCTAATTACCCCAGTTTTATTTTAAATACCCTTGGCGGCAGCTATGCAGGCCAGATCGCTGCCGAAGCAGTAAGCGAAGGAAACGTCTCCGAAGAGAGGCTTGCCGCATTTGAGACCATGTGCAAGAAAACCATTGATGATCCGGGATGGTGGAGCAAGGATTTTGGCTTTGGTGCCTGGATGAATCATACGGACGATGAAAAGGAAGAACTCTTTGACAAGATGACCAAAGCCGACTATGTCAACTTTGACGTGTACGAAAATATATAG
- a CDS encoding helix-turn-helix domain-containing protein yields MTEIELNGSYLSSLDAAKILNISSSSIRPLLRTGRIPARKIANRWLIPKDNLDNFAKTYVPARGRPRKIG; encoded by the coding sequence ATGACAGAGATAGAACTCAACGGCAGTTATCTCTCAAGTTTAGATGCGGCCAAGATACTCAATATCAGTTCCTCCTCCATTCGCCCGCTTCTTCGCACGGGAAGGATCCCGGCGAGGAAGATCGCCAACCGATGGTTGATCCCCAAGGATAACCTGGACAACTTTGCCAAGACCTACGTTCCGGCCAGAGGAAGACCGCGAAAAATAGGCTGA
- a CDS encoding TetR/AcrR family transcriptional regulator, translating into MKPDEERKKQADIISEATRLFLYKGYHATSMDEISRAVNLSKGSIYHCFDSKEDILRMAINTSASACLALLREVAVSDLPPVEKLRQAVHVHVQIIHDYPVTFLAVRENFDLLDSRLRDEVLALITSYDNLLDQIVNAGVEHGQLRADLNPRLISYAMLGMCNWMFESHKKDVSLSPSEIADQFFQLLTGGVLASDHSHSEDFKTLSHRG; encoded by the coding sequence ATGAAACCAGATGAGGAGAGAAAGAAACAAGCAGACATCATTTCGGAGGCCACAAGGCTCTTTCTCTACAAGGGCTATCACGCTACAAGCATGGATGAAATCAGCAGAGCTGTCAATTTAAGTAAAGGGAGCATCTACCACTGTTTTGACAGCAAAGAGGATATACTCCGAATGGCTATTAACACCTCGGCAAGTGCTTGCTTAGCCCTATTGAGAGAAGTCGCCGTCTCAGATCTGCCGCCAGTGGAAAAACTACGGCAGGCGGTTCACGTACACGTCCAAATAATCCACGATTATCCCGTGACTTTTTTGGCTGTGCGAGAAAATTTCGACTTACTTGATAGTAGGCTAAGGGACGAGGTTTTGGCGCTGATAACCAGCTATGATAACCTTTTGGATCAGATCGTAAATGCTGGCGTGGAACACGGCCAGTTGCGGGCAGACCTGAACCCTAGACTCATAAGTTACGCCATGCTGGGCATGTGCAACTGGATGTTCGAGTCGCATAAGAAGGATGTGTCACTTTCCCCGTCAGAGATCGCCGATCAGTTTTTTCAACTCCTGACAGGGGGAGTCCTGGCCAGTGATCATAGTCATAGTGAGGACTTTAAGACCCTTTCCCACAGGGGTTGA
- a CDS encoding Lrp/AsnC family transcriptional regulator has protein sequence MNRKHAVLELDELDIRIVMALEADARQSARSLAPKFNTTPTTVQRRLQRLLEARAIKIITVTDPESLGFRTRAVIGINTRPGKQDNAAECLLSLPNTQYMWLTMGRYDMMVYTVFRDMHELVSFVDQKLSCIPDLTHIEELLILEEAKDSWMHLTGPVGAVGKAVPRKVDESDRQLIRELELCPRESITNLSSKLRMSTKAVRRKLQTLIDDNIVRIFSVVNPSTFGFGIQAAIFVRVCNGNIVSAVNTLAENKKILHMLMITGPFKILLHGNFRDMEELTLFLKNDLANIPGVLSQETSIMTRAHAAFGLLTRGGYVP, from the coding sequence ATGAATCGCAAACACGCAGTACTGGAACTTGACGAACTGGACATAAGGATTGTGATGGCACTAGAGGCTGATGCCAGACAAAGCGCCCGCAGCCTCGCGCCCAAGTTCAATACAACTCCCACAACTGTTCAAAGGAGGCTCCAGAGGCTGCTTGAAGCACGAGCGATTAAGATCATCACAGTAACTGATCCGGAGAGTCTTGGATTCCGAACGAGGGCAGTCATTGGAATAAATACGCGCCCCGGCAAGCAGGATAATGCCGCCGAATGTCTGCTATCCTTGCCGAATACTCAATACATGTGGTTGACTATGGGGCGGTACGACATGATGGTCTACACAGTCTTTCGCGATATGCATGAATTGGTCAGTTTCGTCGACCAAAAATTAAGCTGCATTCCCGACCTGACGCATATCGAAGAATTATTAATCCTTGAAGAGGCGAAGGATTCCTGGATGCATCTAACTGGCCCAGTCGGCGCTGTGGGAAAGGCCGTGCCTAGGAAGGTTGATGAATCAGACCGGCAATTGATAAGAGAGCTAGAGTTGTGCCCCAGAGAGAGCATCACTAACCTCAGTAGTAAACTGCGAATGAGCACGAAAGCAGTGCGACGAAAGCTGCAGACGCTTATCGATGACAATATAGTAAGGATCTTCAGTGTTGTCAACCCATCGACGTTTGGTTTTGGCATTCAGGCTGCGATATTTGTCAGAGTCTGCAATGGCAATATAGTCTCTGCAGTGAATACACTGGCTGAGAACAAAAAGATTCTCCACATGCTCATGATTACCGGCCCCTTCAAAATACTGTTGCACGGGAATTTTCGCGATATGGAAGAATTGACGTTGTTCCTCAAGAATGACCTCGCCAATATTCCAGGTGTTCTTTCACAGGAAACATCGATCATGACACGTGCACATGCGGCCTTTGGATTGCTGACTCGAGGCGGGTATGTGCCTTAA
- a CDS encoding pyruvate formate lyase family protein, protein MVLKTTRDAQKSSRFASGERAQNLKNKRVRKSTIVQRIIGPKGPTSKYTYLPGVRICFDTARLMTESYQSTEGQPEVIRRARSMDHILSNMTIYISDDELIVGNTASDPYGLPIHPELQWKEMDKAFKGDLAHMVDERGRAEWEKIRNYWKGKTVDDRVLSILPDEIKKVLGPTGTTEMTWSAQWGSQKGLGSPNYQTLFDLGLNGVIGKAEGRMRLLGAELKAGSITGDEYIDKLNNLQAMIIAGKAMIKFAGRYAALAREMASKEQNAERREELLEIADICDWIPGNPPRSFREALQAWYLTHIVTRFIEYHGSGEGSRLDVLLNPFYQKDIEANRITREQAQELLECAWMKMEEIGEVETSVVHRGEEGGSLYQIINIGGITPDGDDATCEMSFLILDACDAIKATQPSLVLRYHPTINPELINRAIDMIRTGIGHPAFINDSVAIPYLLNRGIPLRDARNWASGGCLQPIIPGKAMQKTHGAAGALLLPKLLEIAMNQGKSMTTGTQLGCATPDPTTFQSFDEVLDAYEAQWAYQIEHIAKLEDMTCSLYRRYLQRPIMSALTDDCIERGQDCMDEFYHALPTIHVSGQVNVIDSLAAIKKLVFDEKSVSMAELIDAWKNSFKGKDELFKKLRQVPKFGNDDDYVDLIAREVCNREQYATERFRTESGFMFTIEGSTATAYFPWSIGALATPDGRRADESFADGSISPMRGRDTNGPTAVLKSVGKVNPKYSMLLNQKFFPSFLEGKSKASFLAYLRTWADLGCWHIQFNVVDPEVLRDAQKNPENYGNLIVRVAGYSAHFVDLSTGLQNEIIQRTTQSF, encoded by the coding sequence ATGGTCCTGAAGACAACAAGAGATGCACAAAAGTCATCTCGATTTGCTAGTGGTGAAAGGGCTCAAAACCTCAAGAACAAAAGGGTTCGAAAGAGCACGATAGTTCAAAGGATAATTGGCCCGAAGGGTCCGACAAGCAAGTACACCTATTTGCCGGGGGTCAGGATTTGCTTTGATACGGCAAGACTCATGACCGAATCTTATCAGTCCACCGAGGGGCAGCCTGAGGTTATCCGGAGAGCCAGGTCGATGGATCATATCCTGAGCAACATGACGATCTACATCAGCGATGATGAACTGATCGTGGGGAATACTGCCAGCGACCCCTATGGTCTGCCCATCCATCCCGAGCTTCAGTGGAAAGAGATGGATAAGGCCTTCAAAGGCGATCTGGCGCACATGGTGGATGAACGCGGTAGGGCAGAGTGGGAGAAGATTCGCAACTACTGGAAAGGAAAAACTGTTGATGACAGAGTCCTCTCGATTCTGCCAGATGAGATCAAGAAGGTTCTGGGGCCGACGGGTACGACAGAGATGACGTGGAGCGCCCAATGGGGATCACAGAAGGGGTTGGGGTCTCCCAATTATCAGACGCTCTTCGATCTGGGACTCAACGGAGTCATCGGTAAGGCCGAAGGCAGGATGCGCCTGCTTGGGGCCGAGCTCAAAGCAGGGAGTATCACCGGCGATGAATACATCGATAAGCTCAACAATCTTCAGGCAATGATTATCGCCGGCAAGGCGATGATCAAGTTCGCCGGCAGATATGCGGCGCTGGCCAGGGAAATGGCGTCTAAGGAGCAGAACGCCGAGCGCCGTGAGGAGCTTCTGGAGATCGCTGATATATGCGACTGGATACCCGGCAATCCCCCGCGAAGTTTCCGCGAGGCCTTGCAGGCGTGGTATCTGACTCACATAGTCACCCGGTTTATCGAGTATCATGGCTCCGGCGAAGGCAGCCGGTTGGACGTATTGCTGAACCCGTTCTATCAGAAAGACATCGAGGCGAACAGGATCACCCGGGAACAAGCCCAGGAGCTTCTGGAATGTGCCTGGATGAAGATGGAGGAAATCGGAGAGGTGGAAACCTCGGTGGTTCATCGGGGTGAGGAAGGCGGCAGCCTGTATCAGATCATCAATATCGGAGGCATCACCCCGGACGGTGACGATGCCACTTGCGAGATGTCGTTCCTGATACTCGATGCCTGTGATGCGATAAAGGCAACCCAGCCCAGCCTCGTGTTAAGATACCATCCCACCATCAACCCGGAGCTGATCAACAGGGCCATAGATATGATACGAACCGGCATCGGCCATCCTGCCTTTATCAATGACAGCGTGGCCATTCCCTATCTCCTTAACAGAGGGATTCCGCTCAGAGATGCGCGGAATTGGGCATCCGGCGGATGTCTCCAGCCGATAATCCCCGGCAAAGCCATGCAGAAAACTCATGGCGCGGCCGGCGCGCTCCTCCTGCCCAAGCTCCTGGAGATCGCCATGAACCAGGGCAAGAGCATGACCACCGGGACCCAGTTGGGCTGTGCTACTCCTGATCCCACCACATTCCAATCGTTCGATGAGGTTTTGGACGCTTATGAAGCACAGTGGGCCTATCAAATCGAACATATCGCCAAGCTCGAAGATATGACTTGCAGCCTCTACAGGCGATATCTTCAGCGGCCCATCATGTCTGCTTTGACAGACGATTGCATTGAGCGAGGCCAGGATTGCATGGACGAATTTTATCATGCCCTGCCCACCATTCATGTATCCGGTCAGGTGAATGTCATCGATTCGCTGGCAGCCATCAAGAAGCTGGTATTTGACGAAAAGTCCGTCAGCATGGCGGAGTTGATCGATGCCTGGAAAAACAGTTTCAAGGGCAAGGATGAATTGTTCAAGAAGCTGAGGCAGGTGCCGAAGTTCGGGAATGACGACGATTACGTTGACCTGATAGCGCGGGAAGTCTGCAATCGCGAGCAATACGCGACCGAACGCTTCCGCACGGAATCCGGCTTCATGTTCACCATCGAAGGGAGCACTGCCACGGCCTACTTCCCGTGGAGCATAGGAGCGCTGGCAACCCCTGATGGAAGGAGAGCTGATGAGTCCTTTGCCGACGGCAGCATATCCCCGATGCGCGGGAGAGATACTAACGGGCCGACGGCAGTACTTAAATCGGTAGGCAAGGTGAATCCGAAATACTCCATGCTTCTGAACCAGAAGTTCTTTCCCAGTTTCCTCGAAGGAAAGTCCAAGGCATCCTTCCTCGCCTACCTCAGAACATGGGCTGACCTGGGATGCTGGCATATACAGTTCAATGTGGTCGACCCCGAGGTCTTGCGGGATGCCCAGAAAAACCCTGAAAACTATGGCAACTTGATTGTAAGAGTAGCGGGATATAGCGCTCACTTTGTGGACCTGAGCACCGGGCTCCAAAACGAGATCATCCAGCGGACCACACAGAGTTTCTGA
- a CDS encoding CoA transferase: MKMPLEGIRVIEWGMMQQAPFATQMLGDYGAEVIKIEDRITGDAARGVARAIGVTTTTKTGARNFYFECNNRNKKSVTVDITKEKGKQIVYDLIGKSDVFIQNFRLGAAKRAELGYETLSKYNPKLIYVNTTGIGPEGPEADAPILDPIGLARSGFMTATGEPQMPPVYAAFGLADQAGAVMAYASIVTALLARERLGVGQEINTSLLAGMMTLENLSVSSRLLMGRQLPRMVRSAVGNPLFNFYRCADDKWIQLSMLQSDRHWDAFCEAMGIGYLSNDPRCKDYNIRAQHCEAIIKIMDETFATKPRAEWFKILGQNEDFIFGPINDINDLPNDPQVLANNYIIDYDHPVFGKTKLNGFPFELTKTPASIRREAPEFGQHTEEVLTELLGYSWDKVVGLKNEEVI, translated from the coding sequence ATGAAAATGCCGTTGGAGGGCATTCGGGTCATTGAATGGGGAATGATGCAACAGGCGCCGTTTGCGACCCAGATGCTGGGCGATTACGGGGCTGAGGTGATCAAGATTGAGGACAGGATCACCGGTGATGCGGCAAGGGGTGTGGCGAGAGCCATCGGGGTGACGACCACAACCAAAACCGGCGCCCGCAACTTCTATTTTGAGTGCAACAATCGCAACAAGAAGAGCGTCACCGTGGATATTACCAAAGAGAAAGGGAAGCAGATCGTCTATGACCTGATCGGGAAGTCCGATGTTTTCATACAGAACTTTCGCCTCGGCGCTGCCAAGCGAGCCGAACTGGGTTATGAGACGCTGTCCAAGTATAATCCCAAGTTGATCTATGTCAACACCACCGGCATCGGTCCCGAAGGGCCGGAGGCAGATGCGCCGATCCTTGACCCGATAGGGCTGGCCAGATCGGGGTTTATGACCGCGACGGGAGAGCCGCAGATGCCGCCTGTGTATGCGGCCTTCGGACTGGCAGATCAGGCAGGGGCGGTGATGGCCTATGCCAGCATCGTGACTGCGCTCCTGGCCAGGGAAAGGCTCGGAGTTGGACAGGAAATCAACACCTCTCTCCTGGCGGGGATGATGACTCTGGAAAATCTGTCGGTGAGTTCACGCCTGCTCATGGGGAGACAGCTTCCTAGAATGGTCCGAAGTGCGGTAGGCAATCCTCTCTTCAACTTCTACCGGTGCGCCGACGACAAGTGGATCCAGTTGTCCATGCTTCAATCGGACAGGCACTGGGATGCCTTCTGCGAAGCCATGGGAATTGGATACCTCTCCAATGATCCCAGGTGCAAAGATTATAATATCAGAGCCCAGCATTGTGAGGCGATCATCAAAATCATGGACGAAACCTTCGCCACCAAACCCAGGGCGGAATGGTTCAAGATACTGGGTCAAAACGAAGATTTCATCTTCGGCCCCATCAATGACATCAACGATCTTCCGAACGATCCTCAGGTGCTGGCTAACAATTACATCATCGACTATGATCACCCCGTTTTCGGGAAAACCAAGCTGAACGGGTTCCCCTTTGAACTGACCAAGACTCCCGCCTCGATACGGAGGGAGGCTCCGGAATTCGGCCAGCACACAGAGGAGGTGCTCACCGAACTGCTGGGGTATAGCTGGGACAAAGTGGTCGGTCTCAAAAACGAAGAAGTGATCTAG
- a CDS encoding hydrophobe/amphiphile efflux-3 (HAE3) family transporter → MLAKISGAWFRLIKSKPIIWIIVALVLLIPAGILATNVTMGSDYTTMMSKDSKMYTDMVEFDKYFASESILVIIEADNHDTLLNEQNYTALKKVETEIRALPNVFNASSPAFLIEFMKQMMGMPNATPDEVMIDPATGKMRSSFNSYFFNPNAMRVIINLKGDLTIDDKAEINKSLKKIVDEAGFQDVTTTVSGVSSVIDYANNEIAGALTVIMIIAFVLMFLVLAFFFRMRGFFAWRWLALGAVGIGLIYTFGVMGAIDLNVALASMGAFPILLGLGVDYVVQFHNRYDEEQRNGKTADEAGLTAFTHIGPPIIMSVIVGCVGFATALLSKTPMVQDFGKMLIIGALILLIVAPTILMASLYRRDRNKPAQADKDVAPPVLERWLGHLAPRVVKFAIPIIIIGVVLTGLGWAVESKIETTATATDFVGSDVQVTKDFKHMVDLAGGSSASFTFIEVPDATDPQVLNWMIERKQYALATYARADGKGSVNSVTSIADLIMNFSGGKLPATAEQAKAIVNMIPEPMKANFITPDYTKASIATGLQTFNQESFYIAREQVTEIFSASTPPPGATQFIPWTGVISMSTKVADDLDDSRSKMTFYGIGLCLVALLVLFRLNWKKVITAVIPIGLILGWSNGLTYLLDIKVNPVMATMTALILGIGTEFTILLLMRYYEEREGGETPIVAMSTAMTKIGRAIVVSGLMVVIGFGSMIFAFDFPIIADFGKLTVIDMAMCIVSTLVVLPAIVVTFDLWREGKNVAKEKA, encoded by the coding sequence ATGTTAGCGAAGATAAGCGGAGCTTGGTTTAGACTGATCAAGAGCAAGCCGATCATATGGATTATAGTGGCTCTGGTTTTATTGATTCCGGCGGGGATTTTAGCCACAAACGTGACAATGGGGTCTGATTATACGACCATGATGTCAAAAGACTCCAAGATGTACACCGATATGGTGGAATTCGACAAGTATTTTGCCAGCGAATCGATTCTGGTGATTATTGAGGCTGATAATCATGACACCCTGCTCAATGAGCAGAACTACACTGCCCTCAAAAAGGTTGAGACCGAGATAAGAGCACTCCCCAACGTGTTCAACGCGTCCAGCCCCGCGTTCCTGATCGAGTTCATGAAGCAAATGATGGGCATGCCGAACGCTACCCCTGATGAAGTAATGATAGATCCTGCCACCGGCAAAATGAGGTCCTCTTTCAACAGCTACTTCTTCAATCCGAATGCCATGCGTGTGATCATAAATCTCAAAGGAGACCTCACAATTGATGATAAGGCGGAAATCAATAAGTCTTTGAAGAAGATTGTCGACGAAGCCGGTTTCCAGGATGTGACGACCACCGTTTCCGGGGTATCCTCTGTCATCGACTATGCCAATAATGAGATCGCCGGTGCCTTGACCGTCATCATGATAATAGCCTTTGTACTGATGTTCTTGGTGCTAGCCTTCTTCTTCCGGATGCGCGGCTTCTTCGCATGGCGGTGGCTGGCTCTCGGCGCGGTAGGCATCGGCCTCATCTATACGTTCGGGGTTATGGGTGCCATCGATCTGAATGTCGCCCTGGCTTCCATGGGCGCTTTCCCCATCTTACTGGGTCTGGGAGTTGACTATGTAGTCCAGTTTCATAACCGCTACGATGAGGAACAGAGAAACGGGAAGACTGCCGACGAAGCTGGGTTGACAGCATTTACCCATATCGGGCCGCCTATCATCATGTCCGTGATCGTCGGTTGTGTGGGCTTTGCCACGGCGCTCCTCTCCAAGACTCCGATGGTTCAGGATTTCGGCAAGATGCTGATCATCGGTGCGCTCATTCTTCTGATTGTTGCGCCTACCATTCTCATGGCCAGCTTGTATCGGCGAGATCGCAATAAGCCGGCTCAGGCAGATAAAGACGTTGCCCCTCCTGTTCTGGAAAGATGGCTGGGACATCTTGCGCCCAGGGTCGTCAAATTCGCCATCCCCATCATTATAATCGGCGTCGTACTCACAGGACTGGGCTGGGCTGTCGAATCGAAGATCGAGACCACAGCCACCGCCACGGATTTCGTGGGCAGTGACGTGCAGGTTACCAAGGATTTCAAACACATGGTCGATCTGGCTGGAGGATCGTCAGCTTCATTCACATTTATTGAAGTTCCGGACGCAACCGATCCCCAGGTGCTTAATTGGATGATTGAGCGCAAGCAATACGCGTTGGCCACATATGCGAGAGCCGACGGAAAAGGCAGTGTCAACAGTGTGACTTCCATCGCTGACCTGATCATGAATTTCAGCGGCGGGAAGTTACCGGCTACTGCTGAACAAGCCAAGGCCATCGTGAACATGATCCCTGAGCCGATGAAGGCTAACTTCATCACTCCGGACTACACAAAGGCCAGCATTGCGACCGGTCTTCAGACCTTCAATCAGGAGTCATTCTACATCGCGAGGGAGCAGGTGACGGAGATTTTCAGCGCCAGCACTCCGCCTCCCGGCGCGACCCAGTTTATTCCCTGGACCGGGGTGATCTCTATGTCAACTAAAGTTGCCGATGATCTGGATGACAGCCGCAGCAAGATGACGTTTTATGGAATCGGCCTCTGTCTGGTGGCACTGCTGGTACTCTTCCGCCTCAACTGGAAGAAAGTTATCACTGCCGTCATTCCTATCGGATTAATCCTCGGATGGTCCAACGGCCTGACGTATCTGTTGGATATTAAGGTCAATCCCGTCATGGCGACCATGACAGCTCTGATCCTGGGCATCGGAACCGAGTTCACCATTCTGCTGCTGATGCGCTACTATGAAGAGCGGGAAGGTGGCGAGACGCCCATTGTTGCGATGAGCACCGCCATGACCAAGATCGGACGCGCCATCGTCGTCTCCGGGTTGATGGTGGTTATTGGCTTTGGTTCGATGATCTTTGCCTTTGACTTCCCAATCATTGCCGATTTCGGCAAACTCACTGTCATCGATATGGCGATGTGCATCGTCAGTACTCTGGTGGTGTTGCCAGCCATTGTGGTCACATTTGATCTTTGGCGTGAAGGGAAAAACGTAGCCAAAGAAAAAGCCTAG
- a CDS encoding transposase has translation MSQNIEDKTNAAEARTQETRGFMQQVRVGARHKYTPEEKVRIVLEGFRREVGVSDLCRREGIKPGTFYAWSKDFMEAGKERLTRDAVRDATRQEIGQIKRENSELKHLVADLSLEVYRLKKTAVPPLEGHNGANG, from the coding sequence GTGTCCCAGAACATCGAGGATAAGACAAATGCTGCTGAAGCCAGGACCCAGGAGACCAGAGGGTTCATGCAGCAGGTGAGAGTGGGAGCAAGACATAAGTACACCCCTGAGGAGAAGGTTCGCATCGTCCTGGAGGGGTTCAGACGGGAGGTGGGGGTCAGTGATCTCTGCCGGCGGGAAGGGATTAAGCCGGGGACCTTCTACGCCTGGAGCAAAGACTTCATGGAGGCAGGGAAGGAGCGGTTAACCCGGGATGCGGTAAGAGATGCTACGCGCCAGGAGATCGGGCAGATCAAGCGGGAAAACAGTGAGCTCAAACATCTAGTGGCGGATCTGTCTCTGGAAGTGTACCGGCTCAAAAAAACAGCCGTTCCTCCCCTGGAGGGACACAACGGCGCCAACGGATGA
- a CDS encoding NYN domain-containing protein — translation MANGKEYGSALAVLIDADNANPAIIEGLLAETAKLGFASVKRIYGDWTTPKLSQWKTALLEYSIQPIQQFAYTVGKNATDSAMIIDAMDLLYSGNLDGFCLVSSDSDFTRLAARLRESGKIVYGFGEQKTPRPFVTACDRFIYTEVFSAPLIRWRRCVPPGEERLFF, via the coding sequence ATGGCTAATGGCAAAGAATACGGATCAGCCCTGGCGGTGTTGATTGATGCCGATAATGCAAACCCTGCAATCATTGAAGGGTTGTTGGCTGAAACTGCAAAACTGGGATTCGCCAGTGTCAAGCGAATCTATGGCGATTGGACCACGCCCAAGTTGAGTCAATGGAAGACCGCCCTGCTGGAGTACTCCATTCAGCCTATTCAGCAATTCGCCTACACCGTGGGCAAGAACGCCACCGACAGTGCCATGATTATCGATGCGATGGATTTGCTTTATTCAGGAAATCTGGATGGCTTCTGTCTCGTATCCAGCGATAGTGATTTCACCCGCCTGGCTGCGCGTTTGAGGGAGTCAGGTAAGATTGTCTATGGTTTCGGTGAACAGAAAACACCCCGACCTTTTGTCACTGCCTGCGACAGATTCATATACACCGAGGTCTTCTCCGCACCACTCATCCGTTGGCGCCGTTGTGTCCCTCCAGGGGAGGAACGGCTGTTTTTTTGA